A genomic window from Lycium barbarum isolate Lr01 chromosome 4, ASM1917538v2, whole genome shotgun sequence includes:
- the LOC132635035 gene encoding uncharacterized protein At4g22758-like, giving the protein MSENNIRSRFPVTRRTRSRVLKPSLSGHRRHTPVPVNRRLSKQRKDSNKNLQRCKSEPCVLKIGLVDFEDDDRRDVTTPSLEILFRPQTCSDIFVSPDYLISGSPQSFQGYKKDAKVVVDVTVEGSPGPVRTMVKLGSSVDETIRLVVDKYSEEGRTPRLDKNSDSSFQLYQSYFSLQSLSNTDVIGDVGSRSFYLRKSNSHGSNQEITTEITPVKPNSHSLIVLDGFFARKINKIIRRTCKLWKILGCMPCSG; this is encoded by the exons atgtctgaaAACAATATCCGGTCTAGATTTCCGGTAACCCGGAGAACTAGGAGCAGAGTACTAAAACCATCGTTGTCTGGTCATAGGAGGCATACGCCTGTGCCAGTGAATCGCCGGTTGTCGAAGCAGCGTAAGGATAGTAATAAGAATCTACAGAGATGTAAATCAGAACCTTGTGTTTTGAAAATTGGATTAGTTGACTTTGAAGATGATGATCGAAGGGATGTGACAACGCCATCGTTGGAAATCCTTTTCAGACCACAAACTTGTTCGGACATATTCGTGTCTCCTGATTATCTTATTTCTGGATCTCCACAGAGTTTTCAG GGTTACAAGAAGGATGCAAAAGTTGTGGTTGATGTAACAGTTGAAGGAAGTCCAGGGCCAGTCCGAACCATGGTCAAGTTGGGATCCAGTGTAGATGAGACTATAAGGCTTGTCGTGGACAAGTATAGCGAAGAAGGCCGCACTCCTCGTCTTGATAAAAATTCCGATTCATCTTTTCAATTGTACCAGTCTTACTTCAGTCTTCAAA GCTTGAGCAACACAGATGTGATTGGAGATGTTGGAAGCAGAAGTTTTTATCTTCGAAAGAGTAATAGTCATGGAAGTAACCAAGAAATAACAACAGAGATTACTCCAGTTAAGCCCAATTCCCATTCACTCATTGTTCTCGATGGATTCTTTGCTCGCaagataaataaaataattagaagGACATGTAAGCTATGGAAAATCCTTGGTTGCATGCCATGTTCTGGATGA